Proteins from a genomic interval of Brucella intermedia LMG 3301:
- a CDS encoding sugar ABC transporter ATP-binding protein, which produces MSENLIELRHIGKRFGGVRALDDVSFAIKPGEIHCLAGENGSGKSTIIKVMSGVYTPEDGEILIDGKPVGKLDPVKSVHHGIQVIYQDFSLFGNLTVAENLAINTFLIEGRKGVDWKRVRELAQKALDRLGVSIDLDADVDSLPTSGKQIVAIARAVMADARLIIMDEPTTALTRHEVDALFRIVRDIQTQGIAVLFVSHKMREMLEISERLTVFRNGRKVAEGPISDFDEPSITRAMTGQELTSDHYHWTPREGASANPTLEIANLSVPGSVDNASLTLHAGEIVGISGLIGSGRTELALALFGMKPDFTGTVRIDGRQVHPKTVQEGIACGVAYVPEDRLTEGLFLTQSIERNIIVTSIEKFVRGLFIDRAKADTTTRDMFSAMHIVAPGPHTPVNHLSGGNAQRVVLARWLLTGAKVLILNGPTVGVDVGSKAQIHNIIRKLARDEGLAVLMISDDVPELVQNCNRVLVMHRGRFVDELSGETMTEDAVNDRLKTLN; this is translated from the coding sequence ATGAGTGAAAACCTGATCGAACTGCGCCATATCGGGAAACGTTTCGGTGGCGTCAGGGCGCTGGACGACGTTTCCTTTGCCATCAAGCCCGGCGAAATCCACTGTCTGGCAGGCGAGAACGGCTCCGGCAAATCTACCATCATCAAGGTCATGTCGGGCGTCTACACGCCGGAAGACGGCGAGATACTGATCGACGGCAAACCTGTCGGCAAGCTCGATCCCGTCAAGTCGGTTCATCATGGCATCCAGGTGATCTATCAGGATTTCTCGCTGTTCGGGAACCTGACCGTTGCCGAAAATCTGGCCATCAATACTTTTCTGATCGAAGGCCGCAAGGGCGTCGACTGGAAGCGGGTGCGCGAACTGGCGCAGAAGGCACTGGACCGGCTTGGCGTCAGCATCGACCTCGATGCGGATGTGGACAGCCTGCCCACTTCCGGCAAGCAGATCGTGGCGATTGCGCGCGCCGTCATGGCCGACGCCCGGCTCATCATCATGGACGAACCGACAACCGCACTGACGCGGCATGAGGTGGACGCGCTGTTCAGGATCGTGCGCGATATTCAGACGCAGGGCATCGCGGTGCTCTTCGTCAGCCACAAGATGCGCGAGATGCTGGAAATAAGCGAAAGGCTGACCGTCTTCCGCAACGGCAGGAAAGTTGCCGAAGGCCCGATTTCCGATTTCGACGAGCCGTCGATCACACGCGCCATGACCGGCCAGGAACTCACATCGGACCATTATCACTGGACCCCGCGTGAAGGCGCTTCGGCCAATCCGACGCTGGAAATCGCCAATCTCTCCGTTCCCGGTTCCGTGGACAATGCCAGCCTCACCCTCCATGCAGGCGAGATCGTCGGCATATCCGGGCTGATCGGTTCGGGCCGCACGGAGCTCGCGCTGGCTCTCTTCGGCATGAAGCCGGATTTCACCGGCACCGTGCGTATCGACGGCAGGCAGGTCCACCCGAAAACCGTGCAGGAAGGGATCGCCTGCGGCGTCGCCTATGTGCCGGAAGACCGCCTGACGGAAGGCCTGTTCCTGACGCAATCGATCGAGCGCAACATCATCGTGACCTCGATCGAGAAATTCGTGCGCGGCCTTTTCATAGACCGCGCGAAGGCGGACACCACGACCCGCGACATGTTTTCGGCAATGCACATCGTGGCCCCCGGCCCGCATACGCCAGTCAACCACCTGTCGGGCGGCAATGCGCAGCGCGTGGTGCTGGCGCGCTGGCTTTTGACCGGCGCCAAGGTGCTGATCCTCAATGGGCCGACCGTGGGTGTCGATGTCGGCTCCAAGGCGCAGATCCACAACATCATCCGCAAGCTCGCGCGCGATGAAGGGCTCGCCGTCCTGATGATTTCCGATGACGTGCCCGAGTTGGTGCAGAACTGCAATCGTGTGCTGGTGATGCATCGCGGGCGTTTCGTCGATGAGCTTTCCGGTGAAACCATGACCGAAGATGCCGTCAACGACCGGCTCAAGACGCTGAATTGA
- a CDS encoding autoinducer 2 ABC transporter substrate-binding protein, protein MKKFLASVAIAMSVAVPHAFAEGVVDTSKINKELITTANDKKYTIATVVKVDGIAWFDRMRDGVDQFKADTGNDVWMVGPSQADAAAQVQIVENLIAQGVDAIAIVPFSVEAVEPVLKKARERGIVVISHEASNIQNVDYDIEAFDNKAYGANLMKELGKSMGGKGKYVTTVGSLTSKSQMEWIDGAVEYQKANFPEMAEATGRLETYDDANTDYNKLKEAMTAYPDIKGILGAPMPTSAGAGRLIAEGGLKGKVFFAGTGLVSVAGEYLKNDDIQYIQFWDPAVAGYAMNMLAVAALEKKNDQIKAGLNLGLPGYESLLAPDAAKPNLLYGAGWVGVTKENMDKYDF, encoded by the coding sequence GTGAAAAAATTTCTAGCATCCGTGGCGATTGCCATGTCCGTTGCCGTTCCGCACGCTTTCGCGGAAGGCGTCGTTGATACGTCGAAGATCAACAAGGAACTCATCACCACGGCCAATGACAAGAAGTACACCATCGCGACGGTCGTGAAGGTGGACGGCATTGCATGGTTCGACCGCATGCGCGATGGCGTGGACCAGTTCAAGGCCGATACCGGCAATGACGTCTGGATGGTCGGCCCGAGCCAGGCGGACGCCGCGGCACAGGTGCAGATTGTCGAAAACCTGATCGCGCAGGGCGTTGACGCTATTGCCATCGTGCCGTTCTCGGTCGAAGCAGTGGAGCCGGTTCTGAAGAAGGCGCGCGAGCGCGGCATCGTGGTCATCAGCCATGAAGCATCCAACATCCAGAACGTCGACTACGACATCGAAGCCTTCGACAACAAGGCCTATGGCGCCAACCTCATGAAGGAACTGGGCAAGTCGATGGGCGGCAAGGGCAAGTATGTCACGACCGTAGGCAGCCTGACCTCCAAGTCGCAGATGGAATGGATCGACGGTGCCGTCGAATACCAGAAGGCGAATTTCCCGGAAATGGCAGAGGCAACCGGCCGCCTCGAAACCTATGACGACGCCAACACCGACTATAACAAGCTCAAGGAAGCGATGACCGCCTATCCGGACATCAAGGGCATTCTCGGCGCGCCGATGCCGACCTCTGCCGGAGCCGGACGCCTGATCGCCGAAGGCGGTCTCAAGGGCAAGGTCTTCTTCGCAGGCACGGGCCTCGTTTCGGTGGCTGGCGAATATCTGAAGAATGACGACATTCAGTACATCCAGTTCTGGGACCCTGCCGTTGCAGGCTATGCCATGAACATGCTGGCCGTCGCAGCGCTTGAAAAGAAGAACGACCAGATCAAGGCCGGTCTCAATCTGGGTCTGCCGGGCTATGAAAGCCTGCTGGCGCCGGATGCCGCCAAGCCGAACCTGCTCTATGGCGCAGGCTGGGTCGGTGTGACCAAGGAAAACATGGATAAGTACGACTTCTGA
- a CDS encoding DeoR/GlpR family DNA-binding transcription regulator, with amino-acid sequence MSRISRKEERIAELAALVDEVGVLRLRDAAARLGVSEMTIRRDIGSDGAALNCLGGYIIPTQDGANGDYVFDFEKDSHAGAKAQACAAAAALIEPYDTVFIDCGTTMPHLAHRIPQNQHITVVCYALNIAEILSQRGDVRLIVLGGLYHPEAASFSGDEGIDVLKRVNINKAFLSAGGVDEQHGVTCSHFHEVPIKQMAMQRAVEKHLVVDKSKYGKVRAARFAGMADFTSIVSG; translated from the coding sequence GTGAGCAGAATCAGCCGAAAAGAAGAGCGCATCGCTGAACTGGCGGCATTGGTCGATGAAGTCGGCGTGCTTCGTCTGCGCGATGCGGCAGCGCGCCTCGGCGTTTCGGAAATGACGATCCGCCGCGATATAGGCAGCGACGGCGCAGCGCTCAATTGTTTGGGTGGTTACATTATCCCCACACAAGACGGTGCCAACGGCGATTATGTCTTCGATTTTGAAAAGGACAGCCATGCCGGCGCGAAAGCGCAGGCTTGCGCCGCAGCCGCTGCTTTGATCGAACCCTATGATACGGTTTTCATCGATTGCGGCACGACGATGCCGCATCTTGCTCACCGCATTCCGCAGAACCAGCACATCACCGTCGTCTGCTATGCGCTCAACATCGCCGAAATCCTGTCGCAGCGCGGCGATGTGCGCCTCATCGTTCTGGGCGGGCTTTACCACCCGGAGGCGGCATCGTTTTCGGGCGATGAGGGGATCGATGTGCTGAAGCGCGTCAACATCAACAAGGCTTTTCTGTCCGCCGGCGGGGTCGATGAACAGCACGGGGTCACGTGCTCGCACTTCCACGAAGTGCCGATCAAGCAGATGGCCATGCAACGCGCCGTCGAGAAACATCTTGTCGTCGACAAGAGCAAATATGGCAAGGTCCGTGCCGCCCGTTTCGCGGGCATGGCTGATTTCACCTCGATCGTCTCGGGCTAG
- a CDS encoding TetR/AcrR family transcriptional regulator codes for MRKPRSEMIAETRAKLMAAGRKAFGTVGYAEASMDDFTASAGLTRGALYHHFGDKKGLLQAVINEIDCEMAARLCTISAKAPNRWQGFVDENVAYIEMALEPEIQRIMFRDGPAVFGDPSCWPSANGCIRTITTSLDALREEGVIIDIDAEAAARLINAASSSAAQWIANSDDPEATSKRAVKAFRTFLEGLLKREG; via the coding sequence ATGCGTAAACCTCGCAGCGAAATGATTGCCGAAACAAGGGCGAAGCTGATGGCTGCGGGCCGCAAGGCTTTCGGCACCGTTGGCTATGCCGAAGCTTCGATGGATGACTTTACCGCCTCCGCCGGTCTGACGCGGGGCGCGCTCTACCATCATTTCGGCGACAAGAAGGGTCTTCTGCAGGCCGTGATCAACGAAATCGATTGCGAGATGGCCGCGCGGCTGTGCACGATTTCGGCGAAGGCGCCCAACCGCTGGCAGGGCTTTGTCGACGAGAATGTCGCCTATATCGAAATGGCGCTGGAACCTGAAATCCAGCGCATCATGTTCCGCGACGGACCGGCGGTGTTTGGCGATCCGTCCTGCTGGCCGAGCGCCAATGGCTGCATCCGCACGATCACCACAAGCCTCGATGCCTTGCGCGAGGAAGGCGTCATCATCGATATCGACGCGGAAGCCGCCGCACGGCTGATCAACGCGGCAAGCAGCAGCGCGGCGCAGTGGATCGCCAATTCCGACGATCCCGAAGCCACGTCAAAGCGCGCGGTGAAGGCGTTCCGGACATTCCTGGAAGGTCTGTTGAAGCGGGAAGGTTGA
- a CDS encoding MFS transporter yields MSNPYREIFSAPGAVGFSAAAFFARLPIAMAPVGIVAMLAQTHGEYWLAGAVSATFALTNAFVSPQISRLVDRYGQSRIVMPATIVSVIAFVFLLIATNQGWANWTLFASAFFAGVMPSIPAMVRARWTEIFRNRPELNTAFAFESAADELVYISGASLSVALAVSLFPEAGMLISTASLAVGTVAFLLQRSSEPPVRALDRNHPQRSAIWSRPVQIITLALIFVGSTFATAEVSAVAITRELGEPGAASIVIGVYAIGSFLVGITLGALSIRIPLQRQLLIAVSVLALTALPLPFAGTSTALLATAVFVSGVAISPTFITAFGLIERRVPEAMLTEGITWVMTGIGIGMALGAFVSGWVVDNFGAGNGFWVSVVASLSAMAVVALGQASLSAATETAECDALCAAEAAE; encoded by the coding sequence ATGTCCAATCCATATAGAGAGATTTTCAGCGCGCCCGGCGCTGTCGGCTTTTCGGCGGCTGCATTCTTCGCCCGTCTTCCCATTGCGATGGCGCCTGTCGGCATCGTAGCCATGCTCGCGCAGACCCATGGCGAATATTGGCTGGCGGGCGCGGTCTCCGCCACCTTCGCGCTGACGAATGCTTTTGTGTCGCCGCAGATTTCGCGCCTTGTCGACCGTTACGGACAAAGCCGCATCGTCATGCCCGCCACCATCGTTTCGGTGATAGCCTTCGTCTTCCTGCTCATAGCTACCAATCAGGGTTGGGCCAACTGGACCCTGTTCGCCTCGGCGTTCTTTGCCGGCGTCATGCCCAGCATTCCCGCGATGGTGCGGGCAAGATGGACTGAAATTTTCCGCAATCGTCCCGAGCTGAACACCGCTTTCGCGTTTGAATCTGCGGCTGATGAGCTGGTCTATATTTCCGGTGCCTCCCTTTCCGTGGCCCTGGCGGTTTCGCTGTTTCCCGAAGCTGGAATGCTGATCAGCACGGCCTCCCTCGCCGTGGGGACGGTTGCCTTCCTCCTGCAGCGTTCCAGCGAGCCGCCGGTTCGTGCGCTCGACCGGAACCACCCGCAACGTTCGGCGATCTGGTCGCGTCCCGTGCAAATCATCACGCTTGCTCTCATCTTCGTCGGCTCGACCTTCGCAACGGCTGAAGTCAGCGCCGTGGCGATCACGCGTGAGCTTGGCGAGCCCGGCGCCGCCAGCATCGTCATCGGTGTCTATGCCATCGGTTCGTTTCTTGTAGGGATAACGCTTGGCGCATTGTCGATCCGCATTCCATTGCAGCGCCAGTTGCTGATCGCCGTCAGCGTCCTTGCCCTGACTGCGCTGCCGCTGCCCTTCGCCGGTACATCAACCGCGCTTCTGGCAACGGCGGTGTTCGTCAGCGGTGTTGCGATTTCCCCGACATTTATCACGGCCTTCGGCCTGATCGAACGCCGCGTGCCCGAAGCGATGCTGACCGAAGGCATCACCTGGGTCATGACTGGCATTGGCATCGGCATGGCGCTCGGGGCCTTCGTTTCCGGCTGGGTGGTCGACAATTTCGGTGCCGGGAACGGCTTCTGGGTTTCGGTCGTGGCGAGCCTCAGCGCAATGGCCGTCGTCGCGCTTGGTCAGGCCAGCCTTTCCGCTGCGACGGAAACCGCCGAATGCGATGCGCTATGCGCTGCCGAAGCGGCGGAATGA
- a CDS encoding LysR family transcriptional regulator, translating into MSLHRPERLVWDLDWNLLRSFVVIAEVKSITRAAERLNLKQPSVSNALRRLEDRIGQRLVERDATHFELTEVGKLLYEQSIEVFGAISQLPQLVRGVGDDVTGHVTISVASHIISPIFDQALALFHEQHPRATLTINVSASTEVARLVREKRASFGLGLVSNRDPALDYTMVYREFFGFFCGPRHRMFGQSGLTLADLKGEPSVSFQTDHIADALRPVALLRSEARLSPEVVGTSSSLEEVRRMIITGLGIGPLPLHVARREIDDGLLWRLPPYENPPAIDVFLIHNPETNLNKAEKAMLAGLKGLIASTPMEERIYGD; encoded by the coding sequence ATGTCGTTGCATCGCCCCGAACGCCTTGTCTGGGATCTGGACTGGAACCTGCTGCGCAGTTTCGTGGTGATCGCGGAGGTGAAAAGCATCACCCGCGCCGCCGAACGTCTCAACCTCAAACAGCCGAGCGTGAGCAATGCCTTGCGCCGTCTGGAAGACCGCATCGGCCAACGGCTGGTGGAGCGTGACGCCACCCATTTCGAACTGACGGAAGTCGGAAAGCTGCTCTATGAACAGAGCATTGAGGTCTTCGGCGCCATTTCGCAATTGCCGCAGCTGGTGCGCGGGGTGGGAGACGATGTGACCGGCCATGTCACCATATCGGTTGCGAGCCACATTATCTCGCCGATCTTCGATCAGGCGCTTGCGCTCTTTCACGAACAGCATCCGCGCGCGACCCTGACGATCAACGTATCCGCCAGCACCGAAGTCGCCCGGCTGGTGCGCGAGAAGCGCGCCTCTTTCGGTTTGGGGCTGGTAAGCAATCGCGATCCGGCGCTGGACTACACGATGGTCTATCGGGAGTTCTTCGGCTTTTTCTGCGGCCCCCGCCATCGCATGTTCGGCCAGTCGGGACTGACGCTCGCCGATCTGAAGGGGGAGCCGTCCGTGTCGTTCCAGACCGACCATATCGCCGACGCGCTGCGACCTGTCGCTCTCCTGCGCAGCGAGGCGCGGCTTTCGCCGGAGGTGGTCGGCACGTCATCGAGCCTTGAGGAAGTGCGCCGCATGATCATCACGGGCCTTGGCATCGGCCCGCTGCCGCTGCACGTGGCCCGGCGCGAGATCGATGACGGTCTTCTCTGGCGCCTGCCACCCTATGAAAACCCGCCCGCCATCGATGTTTTCCTGATCCACAATCCGGAAACCAATCTCAACAAGGCCGAGAAAGCCATGCTTGCCGGACTGAAGGGGCTGATCGCTTCCACGCCCATGGAAGAGCGTATCTATGGAGATTGA
- a CDS encoding ABC transporter substrate-binding protein — MFSKFTGFIAAAAIAATAVFAVAPAQADDLEKIKASGELKIAMSGQYPPFNFVNEKNEVVGFDASIGSAIAERMKLKPQLITTAWDGIVAGLRAGKFDTVVGSMTITPEREKAVDFVGPYYHAGRAVFVKEDSAVQKLDDLKGKTLGVTLGETHEKWAREQGGWTIRTYKGLPELMLELNSGRVDAIVVDNIPVMVAIKETGQKVRKLDTPNIEGGSVAIGIAIRKNNPELKAAMQKALDEIMADGTYEKISMQWIGSDIR, encoded by the coding sequence ATGTTTAGCAAATTCACGGGTTTCATTGCCGCCGCCGCTATTGCCGCCACCGCAGTCTTCGCGGTTGCGCCTGCACAGGCGGATGATCTTGAAAAGATCAAGGCATCGGGAGAACTCAAGATCGCCATGAGCGGCCAGTACCCGCCGTTCAATTTCGTCAATGAGAAGAACGAGGTCGTGGGCTTCGATGCGTCCATCGGCTCGGCGATTGCCGAGCGCATGAAGTTGAAGCCGCAGCTCATCACCACGGCCTGGGATGGTATCGTCGCGGGTCTTCGTGCAGGCAAGTTCGATACGGTCGTCGGCTCCATGACCATCACGCCGGAACGCGAAAAGGCGGTGGACTTCGTCGGACCCTATTATCACGCGGGCCGCGCGGTTTTCGTGAAGGAAGATTCCGCCGTCCAGAAGCTTGACGATCTCAAGGGCAAGACGCTGGGCGTGACGCTTGGCGAAACCCATGAGAAATGGGCGCGTGAGCAGGGCGGCTGGACCATTCGCACCTATAAGGGCTTGCCGGAACTGATGCTCGAACTGAATTCGGGCCGCGTCGACGCCATCGTCGTCGATAATATCCCGGTCATGGTGGCGATCAAGGAAACCGGGCAGAAGGTCCGCAAGCTCGATACGCCGAACATTGAAGGCGGCAGCGTGGCCATCGGCATTGCCATCCGCAAGAACAATCCTGAGCTGAAGGCCGCGATGCAGAAGGCTCTCGACGAGATCATGGCCGACGGCACCTACGAGAAGATCTCGATGCAGTGGATCGGCAGCGACATCCGCTGA
- a CDS encoding amino acid ABC transporter permease, with translation MDFALMQRVLPFFLEAAWVTVQISALALILGLVVAAILVAGRLSRSPILRGLAAAYVSVFRGTPCLVQLFILYFGGPQVGINLEPFAAGVIGLGLNIGAYMSESIRGAIQSVDRGQTEAARSVGFGRGQTMRLVVLPQAARLMIRPLGVNAIALLKGSALVSTISVVELTYTAQRFIGSTYKPFEIFGVAAILYMIIIYVVARGVDFLDKRFAAQ, from the coding sequence ATGGATTTTGCGTTGATGCAGCGCGTCCTCCCGTTTTTTCTGGAGGCGGCATGGGTGACTGTGCAAATTTCCGCGCTGGCCCTGATCCTGGGCCTTGTGGTGGCTGCAATACTCGTGGCGGGCCGCCTTTCCCGCTCCCCCATTCTGCGCGGGCTGGCGGCGGCCTATGTCAGCGTCTTTCGCGGCACGCCCTGCCTGGTGCAGCTCTTCATTCTCTATTTCGGCGGCCCGCAGGTGGGCATCAATCTGGAGCCGTTTGCCGCCGGTGTCATCGGGCTGGGACTGAATATCGGCGCCTATATGTCGGAATCGATCCGCGGCGCGATCCAGAGCGTTGATCGCGGACAGACGGAAGCCGCGCGCTCCGTCGGTTTCGGACGCGGCCAGACCATGCGTCTCGTCGTGCTGCCGCAGGCGGCTCGCCTGATGATCCGCCCGCTTGGCGTCAACGCCATCGCTCTCTTGAAAGGCTCGGCGCTGGTTTCCACCATTTCGGTGGTCGAGCTGACCTATACCGCGCAGCGCTTTATCGGCTCGACCTACAAGCCGTTCGAGATTTTCGGCGTCGCCGCCATTCTCTACATGATCATCATCTATGTCGTGGCGCGCGGGGTCGATTTTCTCGACAAGCGCTTTGCGGCGCAGTGA
- a CDS encoding amino acid ABC transporter permease produces MQALDFSIVTPYTDLLLTGLWWTLVLTVASAFLSFVLGIAFALVVLYAPAILAWPVRFFMWLFMGTPLLLQLFLIYFGLVQIGIDIPALGAGIIGLSLHFAVYNADIIRAGIVAVDPGQMEGARSIGFSHGQALRYVVIPQAIRNTIPPIGNNMIVLLKDTSLVSIIGIAELVHSAQLAISETFSPFEFYITVAAIYYVVNLVLEAGLRRIERKVEVTR; encoded by the coding sequence ATGCAGGCTCTCGATTTCAGCATCGTCACTCCCTATACCGATCTGCTTCTGACCGGCCTCTGGTGGACGCTGGTTCTGACCGTGGCTTCGGCCTTCCTGAGCTTCGTGCTCGGCATCGCATTTGCGCTGGTGGTGCTCTATGCGCCCGCAATCCTCGCCTGGCCGGTGCGGTTCTTCATGTGGCTGTTCATGGGAACGCCGCTTCTGCTGCAACTGTTCCTGATCTATTTCGGGCTGGTGCAGATCGGCATCGATATTCCGGCCCTTGGCGCGGGCATCATCGGCCTCAGCCTGCATTTCGCGGTCTATAATGCCGACATCATCCGCGCAGGCATCGTGGCTGTCGATCCCGGCCAGATGGAAGGCGCCCGTTCCATCGGTTTCAGCCACGGACAGGCCTTGCGCTATGTCGTCATTCCGCAGGCGATCCGCAACACCATCCCGCCGATCGGCAACAACATGATCGTTCTTCTGAAGGACACGTCGCTGGTTTCGATCATCGGCATTGCGGAACTGGTGCACAGCGCCCAGCTTGCCATCAGTGAAACCTTCAGCCCGTTTGAATTCTATATCACCGTCGCGGCCATCTATTACGTGGTCAATCTCGTGCTCGAGGCTGGTCTGCGGCGCATTGAAAGAAAAGTGGAGGTCACGCGATGA
- a CDS encoding amino acid ABC transporter ATP-binding protein, whose amino-acid sequence MVEVKGARKAYGALEVLKGIDLSVARGQIVAIIGPSGSGKSTLLRSINHLETLNGGEVWLDGVQVNQPLAGQAFEKHINAVRQQMGMVFQHFNLFPHLTVLENITLGPIKLKGMGKDAARTLALELLSKVGLADKIDVYPSRLSGGQKQRVAIARALAMQPKVMLFDEATSALDPELVDEVNAVMKQLAAEHMTMLIVTHEMRFAGEVADRILFMDGGVVVEEGPPDQILSNPVQERTRSFLKKYLAA is encoded by the coding sequence ATGGTCGAAGTGAAGGGCGCCCGCAAGGCCTACGGCGCGCTGGAAGTATTGAAGGGCATAGACCTTTCAGTGGCGCGGGGCCAGATCGTTGCCATCATCGGCCCCAGCGGCTCCGGCAAGAGCACGCTCCTGCGGTCGATCAACCATCTGGAAACGCTGAATGGCGGCGAGGTCTGGCTGGACGGCGTGCAGGTCAACCAGCCGCTGGCAGGGCAGGCGTTCGAAAAGCACATCAATGCGGTGCGCCAGCAGATGGGCATGGTGTTCCAGCACTTCAACCTGTTCCCGCACCTGACCGTGCTGGAAAACATCACGCTCGGCCCGATCAAGCTCAAGGGCATGGGCAAGGACGCGGCGCGCACGCTGGCGCTGGAGCTTCTGTCCAAGGTCGGGCTTGCCGACAAGATCGACGTCTATCCCTCGCGCCTGTCGGGCGGGCAGAAGCAGCGTGTGGCAATCGCGCGTGCGCTCGCCATGCAGCCGAAAGTGATGCTGTTTGACGAGGCAACTTCGGCGCTCGACCCCGAGCTGGTGGACGAAGTGAATGCCGTCATGAAACAGCTTGCCGCCGAACATATGACGATGCTGATCGTCACGCACGAGATGCGTTTTGCAGGCGAGGTTGCCGACCGCATCCTGTTCATGGATGGCGGCGTGGTCGTGGAAGAAGGGCCGCCGGACCAGATACTCAGCAACCCGGTGCAGGAGCGTACCCGCTCCTTCCTCAAGAAATATCTGGCTGCGTGA
- a CDS encoding N,N-dimethylformamidase beta subunit family domain-containing protein has product MSERNNEFVNFAEFPDFGLTPAQRREAVLGHYYEYPGMDGPRGEIWCYTDAYSYLPGATVHLQVSATAQRFDIEIVRDGAVEAPVFSKRGIDCKWQDTPAQCSVVGCGWETTFAVRTDETWPSGAYRITLKAHGNDGQPIHCHHLFILRPAAGRKPGRILQVAATGTWTAYNTWGGSNHYQGITGPNGDQYATTVSIERPFCRGFALLPPDAPRVPLEIVTPPAAPPRYPHMEWAYANGYSKKYASSGWASYDSLFFRWAEREGYAVDLATQHELHFAPEILDGYDCVVFVGHDEYWTWEMRDAVDNYVDGGGRAARFAGNFMWQTRLEDNGKRQTCYKYRARAEDPVYRSADPRRTSGCWEAAETGRPAAETFGLNALRGLYVGWGGCAPRGVRGFPVYRPEHWAFAGTGIYYGDLLGSQGHAFGYEVDGLDYVIRGGLPEPEEGSGAPDGLQILALGMSSLKEESADIPADDQFLSDADAKFVADTLIGNDGDAAVERTKRGCGMIVNFPRGKGEVFHAGSCEWVAALKRGDRMVERVTANVLNQYLKR; this is encoded by the coding sequence ATGAGCGAGCGAAACAACGAGTTTGTGAATTTCGCGGAGTTTCCCGATTTCGGGCTGACCCCGGCGCAGCGCCGCGAGGCTGTCCTCGGCCATTATTACGAATATCCCGGCATGGACGGGCCGCGCGGCGAAATCTGGTGTTATACCGACGCCTATTCCTATCTGCCGGGCGCGACGGTTCATCTTCAGGTAAGTGCGACCGCGCAACGTTTCGACATCGAAATCGTGCGGGACGGCGCAGTGGAAGCGCCGGTATTCTCAAAACGCGGGATCGACTGCAAATGGCAGGATACACCGGCGCAATGTTCGGTCGTCGGCTGCGGCTGGGAAACGACATTCGCCGTCAGGACGGATGAGACCTGGCCCTCCGGCGCTTATCGCATCACGCTGAAGGCGCATGGCAATGACGGCCAGCCCATCCATTGCCATCACCTGTTCATCCTGCGCCCTGCGGCGGGGCGCAAGCCGGGCCGTATCCTGCAGGTTGCCGCAACCGGCACATGGACGGCCTATAATACCTGGGGCGGCTCCAACCATTATCAGGGCATTACCGGGCCGAACGGCGATCAATATGCGACGACGGTGAGCATCGAGCGCCCGTTCTGCCGTGGCTTCGCGCTGCTGCCGCCCGATGCGCCGCGTGTGCCGCTGGAAATCGTCACGCCCCCTGCCGCGCCCCCGCGCTATCCGCACATGGAATGGGCCTATGCCAATGGCTATTCCAAGAAATATGCCTCGTCCGGCTGGGCAAGCTATGACAGCCTGTTTTTCCGCTGGGCCGAACGGGAAGGCTATGCGGTCGATCTCGCAACCCAGCATGAGCTGCATTTCGCGCCGGAAATTCTCGACGGTTATGACTGCGTGGTCTTTGTCGGTCATGATGAATACTGGACATGGGAAATGCGCGATGCCGTCGATAATTATGTCGATGGCGGCGGTCGTGCGGCGCGTTTCGCCGGCAATTTCATGTGGCAGACCCGGCTTGAGGATAATGGCAAGCGGCAGACCTGCTACAAATACCGTGCCCGCGCCGAAGATCCGGTCTATCGCTCCGCCGATCCGCGCCGCACAAGCGGCTGCTGGGAAGCGGCGGAAACCGGACGGCCTGCCGCAGAGACATTCGGCCTCAACGCCTTGCGCGGGCTTTATGTCGGCTGGGGCGGCTGCGCCCCGCGCGGCGTGCGCGGTTTCCCGGTCTATCGTCCCGAACACTGGGCCTTTGCAGGAACCGGCATCTATTACGGCGATCTTCTGGGTTCGCAAGGCCATGCCTTCGGCTACGAGGTCGACGGACTGGATTATGTGATCCGTGGCGGATTGCCGGAGCCGGAAGAGGGCAGCGGCGCACCTGACGGGTTGCAGATTCTGGCGCTCGGCATGTCGTCTCTCAAGGAGGAAAGCGCGGATATTCCGGCCGACGACCAGTTCCTTTCCGACGCCGATGCAAAATTCGTGGCCGATACGCTGATTGGCAACGATGGGGATGCAGCCGTGGAACGCACCAAGCGGGGCTGCGGCATGATCGTCAATTTTCCACGCGGCAAGGGCGAGGTCTTCCACGCCGGAAGCTGCGAGTGGGTAGCGGCCCTCAAGCGCGGCGACCGCATGGTCGAGCGCGTGACCGCCAATGTTCTCAACCAATATCTCAAGCGCTGA